In the genome of Quercus robur chromosome 3, dhQueRobu3.1, whole genome shotgun sequence, one region contains:
- the LOC126718561 gene encoding WAT1-related protein At3g28050-like: MFQGKGVTLIMVTVECLDVGLNTISKAAMTGGMSDFIFVTYSNSIAIFFLLLSCLIFYRKKSLPPLTWGIVGGVFLVALLSSTVQMLKAFGIGYSSPTMSSVMSDLLPAFTFVLAVICRFEKLDLRLRGSRARSIGTIVSITGALIVTLYKGLPISIASLPEKVVSGELLSPLHSNWILGGFCSASAYFLLAVTYIVQTWVVRDYPAELMFSLIRCTFVTILSAIISLILENDPNAWKLNFDMELIAVVYSALFAITIRTSVHLWACHKKGPVYVAMFKPLGIVIAVVMGVTYLGDTLYLGSVVGAAIIVLGFYAVLWGQAQEEVVIEHHPITSSYESSSPNAPLLQNNGTEV; this comes from the exons ATGTTCCAGGGTAAGGGCGTGACACTGATCATGGTCACTGTGGAGTGCTTGGATGTGGGCTTAAACACTATTAGCAAAGCTGCTATGACTGGAGGGATGAGTGATTTCATCTTTGTTACATATTCTAATTCCATAgctatcttttttcttctcttatctTGCCTCATCTTTTACAG AAAAAAGTCTCTCCCTCCACTCACATGGGGCATAGTCGGTGGAGTGTTTCTTGTTGCCTTGTTAAG TTCTACTGTACAGATGCTTAAAGCTTTTGGGATAGGTTATAGCTCTCCCACTATGTCCTCAGTTATGTCTGATTTACTCCCAGCTTTTACTTTTGTTCTTGCCGTCATCTGCAG GTTTGAAAAACTAGACTTAAGACTTAGAGGTAGTCGGGCCAGGAGTATTGGTACCATTGTATCAATCACAGGAGCTTTAATTGTCACTCTCTACAAAGGCCTACCAATTTCAATTGCTTCATTACCTGAGAAAGTGGTCAGTGGTGAGCTTCTTTCCCCCCTCCACTCAAACTGGATCCTAGGGGGTTTTTGCTCTGCATCTGCTTACTTTTTGCTTGCAGTGACATACATTGTACAG ACATGGGTTGTTAGGGACTACCCTGCAGAGCTTATGTTTTCACTCATTCGTTGTACCTTTGTGACCATCCTATCTGCCATCATCTCTCTTATTTTAGAGAATGATCCAAATGCTTGGAAATTGAACTTTGATATGGAATTGATAGCTGTAGTGTACTCG GCACTGTTTGCAATTACAATTCGAACCAGTGTTCATCTATGGGCATGTCACAAGAAGGGTCCTGTCTATGTTGCCATGTTTAAGCCACTTGGTATAGTCATTGCAGTTGTGATGGGGGTTACTTACCTTGGGGATACTCTTTATCTTGGAAG TGTGGTTGGAGCGGCTATTATAGTACTTGGGTTTTATGCCGTGCTATGGGGGCAAGCCCAAGAAGAGGTGGTGATTGAACACCATCCAATTACTAGTAGCTATGAGTCATCCTCTCCTAATGCCCCTCTTTTGCAGAACAATGGCACTGAAGTGTAG